The sequence CCCTGCCTTGTTAGTAGTGTGTTCTCTCTTATAGGAAACTGTAAACAATTCTGAATGCATCTGTCAGCTGTGTGCAAAGCCAATCAGAGATTGCCAACATACCGTGCACCAAAATTTTAACTAAAAATTGAGCAACTTTTTTATAAAGCATAGTTAGAAATAAAACTATGCAAAACTTTCGGGCAAAGTTGATTGGCTAAAGGAGAAATGATTAATCATTGTTTACTGTTTGAAGCCTCTGCTATATTTTCCTACAGGCAGAAACTAACAAATATAACCCCTTATAGCtcctatataatatgtttatatccTTTACCTATTTACAAATTTGTTGGCCCCTTGTTCAAATTTGGGGTTGGTtttaacaacttagccttatttagaATGGGTTGTTGAGATAAAAATGATTTAGAAAAACTTTGAGAAATGGTTTCGGTGGCGTAACAGTGCAAGAAAGTTTTATCAAAGGGTCAGTTGGGGGTTCAACCCCCGCTGAAGATGTTTTAAAAATAACTATCGGTGCTAACAAAGTAAAAACACTGACCCCACAACATTCACAAGGAAGTTGACTGGCTTGTTGGAGGAGGCTTAGAATGGTAATGGGGAGGTTACAAGTTCAAACCTCCTTAACAATCATATTTTTTTGTCTATGTCTTTTGacaattttgaatattaaaaaaattatttttaatttataaaataaatatatttactcTAGAAACAAAGTAAGTTTAATCTTTATCAATATAAATCTACTTCAATGTTTTATTTCTATATgtttatctatatctctctcttgccttttctatcaactctgtattaaaaaaattgtttttaatttataaaataacATATTTACTCTAGAAACGGAGTAAGTTTAATCTTTATCAATATAAATCTActtaaatattttatttctatatGTTTATCTATATCCCTCTCTTGCCTCTTCTATCAACTCTATTGATATGAACTCAACGCATCACGTTCATTGTCTTATAAGAGGCTATACTAGTTTATTATAATTTAGTCTAGATAACACTCCTATAAATATGTATTGAACTAGAATGAGAGTGTGGAATATAGAAGCAATATTATTTTGTGTAGAAAATTTTCATGTTTGGCTTTTATGATTGCTCATATACCTTATATTTTTCACATTAATGTGCTTTCTTCACATCCATCtttttttggtttgattttgtaAATGTTTTATATGTATTTATCTCTTCTATAATTCTAAAGATTTAAAATTGACACAATACTCTCCTCTAAGATTAATTTAGGAAGCATTtttatatgcttgtcttcttttCATTTAGTATCAAAATAGAGGGTTTTTACAATCCAATAGTTATACATTTCCAAACCAATTTTCTTAATAATTTCCAATCCGTTCCACTCACCGCTTGAGTTACGTCCTTGCCAGGTTTTCTTATCATACAATTCCACGCCACGTTTTCATTCGCATTCTCATCTTGATTCCGCGTGAACTCTACGCGCTAACGACGTTCGTGGAAATTCAATACAACTAAAAAGGCCCTACCAACATAACTTTTCCTAAATAATATCTATGTGGTCAGAATAATAGGAATTAATTGCAATTAAATAACTGGATTTGAGTTTTATTACGTCAATGGAACTCGTGGTCGTTGGCACGTTGCAACTTGCAAAGAAGTTTCCTCCACTGCATAAGCCTTGCCTTTATCCTCTTTTTATCGTTTAAATCTCCCAATTGCTTCATGGGACTCTATGCGTGGTGTATCCGTGGACAAATTAAAAACTAGTTCTTCGTTGCTTCATATTGTTCTGCTAAATGGGTTCTCGTGTTGTTTCTTGTAGGGCATGTTTGCCAGTGAGTTTGCTCTGCACCTTGCTATTGGTGCAGATTTCCTGGGTATCTTGTTGTCCAGAAAATGAGAAAAAATCCCTTTTGGATTTCAAGCGAGGCCTTCACGACCCGTCTGGTCGACTGAAGACTTGGAATAATTCCACTGACTGTTGCCACTGGGAAGGAATCCAGTGTGATAATACAGCAAAGCATGTCATTCAGTTGGATCTCCGCGATCCATTCGCCAACAATCCGGCTATGGCTCAGCAGAATTCTACCTCTGATTTTCGTTCCGAGATCACTAGGCTTTCTGTTGGGAGTAATAAAAAAGACGTTCTTTCTCCTCTGTTTTCTCTAAAGATGTTACAAGTCTTGGATTTGAGTTACAACAACTTCAGTGGTGTTGGGTTCCCTCAGCAACTCCACACGCTGAAATTTTTGCGCTATCTGAGCTTGTCAAATGCTGGATTTGGGGGAAAGACACCTAGGGAGTTGGGCAACATGTCCACCTTGCGCTACTTGGATCTTTCCACAGAttactacatttcctcttcctccATCACAATTGAAGACATGCAGATGTGGATAGGAAACATGAGGGACTTAGAGGTGCTGCTGCTCGACGGGGTCAATATGATGCAAGTGGCAAGCGATGAATGGGGCAAAGCTATCTCCACCATGCACAGCCTCAGGCGTCTTCAAATGTACAACTGTATGTTGTCTGGCCCAATTCCCCCTTCCCTTGCAAATCTCACCAGTCTAACCCACCTCCAACTTGGTGGCAATGCTTTCTTCTCGTCCATACCTGCTCCCTTACATAACCTTTCCAGCCTGGTTTCTTTCAAGCTTAGCAGCTGTGACCTCAATGGTTCCATCCCTTCTGATCTGTTGAGCCTTCCAAACCTGCAAGAAGTTGACTTCTCTGCCAATCTGGATTTGGGAGGGAATCTTTCAACCATTCTGCCGCGAGACTCTACCAGGCTTAAGAGCCTTGTTCTTACAACAACGAATGTAGGAGGAGCTATTCCAGATTCAATTGCCAACATCTCTTCGTTAACTCTCTTGGATCTCTCGAACTGCTTAATCCAAGGTCAGCTTCCTCCCACCATTGCTAATCTTACAGGACTTGTAATGTTGGATATCTCTTATAACATGTTAATAGGAAGTATACCATCCTTTGGCGCTAAGCATCCATTAGGAACATTTCCTTTAGCCCTTATCGATCTTTCATACAATCAGTTGGAGGGCAACATACCCTCTAAGTTGTTCGGTGCATTTGGGAAGCTCCGTTATGTTCACTTGAGGCAGAACCTATTAACCGGTGCCATTCCATCCCATGACATGAATTTTACCTCCCTCGCACACCTTGATATGAGCTACAATAAACTGAACGGCACAATTCCTTCCTTGGCCAACACCAAGTCCCTTGTTCTGCTTGATCTGAGCAATAACCACTTGATTGGCAAAATTCCGGCTTCCGTTTGTCAACTACTTCACCTTGAGACGCTTGATCTCAGCAACAACCTGTTAACAGATGCAATACCTGACAACATTTCAAATCTATCTCAACTGAAGGTACTTTCCCTAACCTCTAATCGGTTGAGCGGGAACTTTACAGAGTCCCACCTTCATAATTTCTCCAGTCTGGTATCTCTAGACATTTCAAACAATGCGTTAACTGTGAAAGTCAGTCCGACTTGGGTTCCCCAAAACTCGTTTAGAACATTGAAATTAAGATCATGTAACATGGAGGGTAAGTTCCCGGCCTTCTTATcaactcaaattcaaatttccgATCTGGATTTGTCAGACAATAGATTGTGGGGTAATATTCCTGCGTGGATATGGGATTCCCTTCCTCTTCAAAAGCTCAACCTGTCTTATAACAGTTTTACAGGCGATTTACTTTCCAAGCTAATGGGGCTTAAAGCATTAAAGATTCTGGACTTGCATCACAATAACTTTCATGGTCCGCTCCCGCTTCCTCCTCCTTCAGTGGTTGCGTTAGACCTGTCTGAAAATCACTTTTATGGATCCATTCCAGCTGAAATTGGCGAGTATCAATTTAGTTACCTGTCTCTGTCTCAGAACAATATCAGTGGTAGCATTCCATCCACAATTTGTAAAGGGGGGTTTATAGAGATTCTGGATTTGTCAAATAATCGACTTACAGGTAAGATTCCTCCAGGTTTTGTAAACTGCAGTTATCTTGAGGTATTGAATTTGGGGAACAATTGTTTGGAAGGTGAGTTGCCAGCGGAGTTGGGAAACATGACTTCGCTACAAACACTGAAAATCAGGAGAAATCGTCTAAATGGAACTCTGCCAACACTTGCAAATTGTAGCCAGTTGCAGATATTAGATGTGGGAGACAACATACTGACAGGGAACATTTCTTCAAATTGGATTCTAAAGCTTCCTaatcttaagattttgatcttAAGATCAAACAGATTCGAAGGAAATGTACCTGCTGATGTAAGCAAGTTACTGCATCTTCAAATATTAGACCTTTCAATGAATAGTTTTACAGGGATCATTCCGGGCAACATTTCAGAGATGAAGGGTATGTCAAATGTCTCAGAGTATACAGAATtctttgagtttgagtttgggtcGATAAATGGCTCAAAATATGTAGAGAAAATAATCATCAGAAGCAAAGGATTAGAGCTAGAGTATGTGAAAGCTTTGCGTTTGGTAAGATGCCTTGATCTATCAAGCAATAGATTATCAGGTCATATCCCTCAAGGCATGGGATCTCTGATTGGTTTGATCATTCTTAATATTTCAAGAAACCATATTGATGGTGGTATACCCAAGTCCTTGGGAAACATGGCACAGCTGGAGTCCCTTGACCTCTCGCGAAACCAACTGTCTGGAGTAATTCCTAGTGAATTGCAGCTTCTCACATTCCTAAGTTACTTGAATCTGTCATACAATAATCTTACAGGAATGATTCCTATAGGGGGGCAGTTGTTAACATTTGAAGCCTCATCCTTCTCACATAATTCAGGTCTATACGGCTTACAACTGAAAGAGTCATGGTCGCCTTCGCCAAAGGATGAAAGCAAGCCAAAGATGAAAGAAGGGGTGAATAATGATGCTGATACAAGTGATGTAGAAGAGGATGTGTTGTGGGGACTGGCAATGGGACTGAGCTTTGCAGTTGCGTTTAATCTTGTCATTGGAATTTTGTTTTGTTCCAAAACACTGGGCAGAAGATGCTTAAAGTTGATGGATCGCACCATCGTTTATCTCTTTGAAAGATTCAGAAACTAAGGTGTGTTAGCAGTTTGTTTGCTATAGTTTAAGCTCTAAGCTCTCTCCTCTCTCTCAATTTGCTAAATATTTTCCTTTCATGTAGTAAAGCTGCCAAAATAACATTTCATTTTTTCGTTTTTTTTAAAGTTCGTTAGCTAATGTTTTAGAGCCTAGTAAGCCGAGTCTAACAAGGCCTTCTCCAACGCAGAGAGTGTTGATAAAAGTGATGAATAAGATGACACGTGGTGGGGAGTGCGAGTGGACTCAGCTTTGCATACATTTGATCGACCGCACCGTCGGTTTTCTCCTTGGAAATCTAAAAACTTGAGTGTCTTTCCTGGACATGTGATACAACTATAGAAGTTTATTAGCTTACTTTTAAGCTTTTCTCTCTtattttgctcaacattttctttTAATGAAGGCTGCTAAAATAATACGATCGCATTTATCGTTGTATTGAGTAGATCTGTTGTAAATTTTTGTTTCTGTAAAATTTGATTTATATTTTACGCGGGTAATATATCATACTAGTATTTTAGGGTAGATTAAGATAGttataatgataaaaaaaattaagataaaattgagattcataatgaaataaaaataaatgttattaaaataaatcaaaaaataataaatttatctaGTTTTAAATTTGATGAAGAATGTTTTTGACAAATATTTCGATTGAATTGTTAGTATATTAGTGTTCAATAAATAACTAGATAAGTGCAttcatattaaaaatatatatttattgttcAGCGTCACATTCACAATTAAGGAACCAATCTACACACCTATGGATCTAAACTTCATTAACTTTGGTGTATAGCACTTGATTTTCTTGATGTCATTAACCTTGCTCCTTATATTAACTATATCCAATTAATGCAATTTTTTGGACTATGAAATTGAAGTACTCAATTTGTAGGCTATAGACTTTTTTTGTGGGGAAAAAAAAATGAGTTGTTAACATCACTTCTAGGGATACATGTTGCATAGATCTTTTCAAGatctacaataaaaaaatataaagggTCCCAATGGCTTCCTAGATCAAAATTTGTGACTTTTAGAAGTTGGGCCTCTtacataaaaaaaatgttaaaatatataAAACATAGAAACAAGCTATAATGTTCAAGTTAGTGAGTGGATTGTAACACACATATGATAGTTGAAAGGAATGCATTATTTTTAGCTCATCTTAGGATGCGAGTGTTGGTTTTCTAATTAAGTATTTGAGAACTACTTTTCTACGTGGTTTTATCTCATAATTTTATAATTAACATTTGATGATTCCGTGTAGTGATTCTCTTATTAATAGGATGCTCAAGATAAAACTCTTGATAGTGAGTTTGTAGGTACTATAATGCTCTTGAAGTTACACCaaatctttggttggtgatactcctataaaATCTATCTCTACGAGTGTATTATACCTACTTTAGATTACTAAATAATACATTGAATTACTTTGAAGAAGGGGTTTTCACCTTAAAGGCTTTCCTCACATACATCTTTGTTGTGGTAATGATTTTGTTGATTTCTTATATGCATTTATCCTTTCTATAATTGTGAATATATCTAACCGACACAATACTCTCCTCTAAGATTAGTTCAAGAAGAATTTATGTGCACTTGGCTTCTTTTCTTTTAGTATCAAGTCTGATCACCTTGGAATTTCTAGATATTAGGTAGAGGGTTTTTTATATTAATCTATATTTGAGTGAAAACTTGTGTGAAAGGGTttgatcttattgcaagaaaagaaCACATCTAAAATTATACAGAGGGAAGCATGTAAACTAGTAGATAAAGAAATTTGAGGTTATCTACAACATACCGCTACTAGTGCTACTGCATTTGAATGGCCTACAAAGATACTCGACAACACACATATCCGTAGACAACATTAAGAACATTGGATGTATAGGAACCATGTTGATTCTTATTTCAGAGGGGTTATCCACATGATCATCAACTCATACCTACAATTTACAATTATGGATATCTTTTCAAGGTAACTTTTCATTCCTATCAAACTAATCTgattaacatattttttttttgCCTCCTATGGACCAGAAATACAACAAGAGGACACCATTGAGTTACGAGGTCTCTATGAATGGGCGCATCCACAAACTCGAAACCCTGTTTGTATCTTTACCACCTACCAAACACAGTCCCAACCAATGATCATTGATCCACAACAACGATATCCCTGTATTCATGTCATTAGATGACGAAACACTGGAAGAAAGATGGATGACAATTGAGCGACAAGTTGCACTTCAACAACAATCAGAATAGGAAGATTCTAATGAAGACCAGTAACCCAAGTCTGGTATAGAAAATTGGGGTAGACCAAACTACCGTTCAAAAGGGGTTAACCCGAATCCATAATAGGGATAGGGTTTGATGATTGATTAACACGTCCCTATTACGTTAGTTGTTTTCTTGAACTTAATAAGCCATGTCTAACAAGCTCTCCTACAATGCAGAGATGATATGTGGTGGGGAGTGGGAGTGGGAGTGGGACTCAGCTTCACATTTAATTTAATCTTGTTATCAGAGTGTTGTGTCTTACCACAACGTTGAGCAGAGAGGGCTGGGCTTAAACACCACATTAAGCGCTGACTACTCATTCCCTTTCACAATTTGTTTCCTTTTCCCACTTTTGAAAGTATTCTAATATGAAATTATGTTTACACAATAATAAATTGCAATCAAATTAAGCATGAGGGAAATAAAATTGATCATGCTTTTCATTATTTCTTCACCATCATCCACTATACATTTTGATGACCACTACCTTCATGCATAATGGGTGTTACGGAACATAGCACTAGCTCTATAAAGCCATCATTTTATTTGTAACTACTTTATGGAAACAAATAACTCTTAGCAattacatattttatttattaatctatCGAAAACTAATTATAAACTAATCTAATATTCCAACATTTATCTTTTTTAGTGTATAACATTTTACACTTTTATAACTAATTTTAATATACTCAAAGAGTTTTAAGGCTACTTAAATGGTATACAATAGATATGTGACTCTATAAATGACACAAAATACATTTTATAGTACCTCACAACCCTTTATATCTTACCAAGAGTTACTCCTCTTCCTTTGATGTTATAGTCACTAATTCCATGCTACCTATACATTTAAGTTTTACAAATATATTGTTTACATTGTATGAAATTATGTTAGCATGTCTATTTTAAATTATTGATAAATTCTCTAATGAATTAGATGACTTTTCGTCTTAtaggttttgaatattttttttattacaagGATAATTATTTAATGAGAAACATATATATGTATCattttattagtctatgaaatattttaatttcatgttgaGTATTTGCTTTACCTTGACATGAATATATGTAATAACTCACATTGAAGTTAAAGTGATAACTTAATATGATGGTGAAAATTATATATGTTAagcttttcctttttatttttttcttttgacaagGAAACCCTTTATAAAAATAGAATAGTAATTTAATTCTCTTGTACTAAAATTTTGCATGTAACATGTACTTATCCCAATTCTACCTCCATTCATCTCTAGAAACTAGTTTTAATTTTATTAGTTTGTGCATTCACCCACTTAGTTCTATATTGTGACACAAAATTGAtcctttttttaataattaaatattaaaattggtcTCATTTTATCCCCCTCCAAGAACCATTATGTGCTAACTTGAAGCATAAAATTATTGTTGAATTATACTATAGGGTATTACATAAAAGGGTAGACCTCAATTCATTTTGAGACATCTAGATGTCTATTATTGAGAATTAAGAACTCttatttcttgtatatatcaacACCCAAGAAGCACATctaagaattttattttatttcaatattcACACTTAGCAACAAATACACATATTGCATGGTTGCTAGACGTTTTTGACCTTTGTTAAAAATATGTTAAATCACTCTATTTAGGGGATTTATCAATGCTTAACCCCCTTAGACCCAGTAAAATTTGAAGCATTGTTAACATAAAACCCTCTATGAACTAATTTAAAGTATGTAGGAAGATTTCAATGTGGAAGAGCATATGTCAAAGTTTGAGGTCAATTCCTAGTACCCAAGATGAGCCTTGTAATTTGGTATTCACTTCCTCACCTTTTTAAGTTGTTGCCTTTACCATTGATCTATTAACATTTTAAATTTGTGGCATTTACCATTGACCTATCAACATATGgaataaatgaaacatgtgtaaAGAGGTCAACATACACTAGAAGTGTTTTaccttttttttaatcaaaatcaaCAAAATTAAGCTAAAAAAATCACTCATGAAAGATGGGATGCTATGGAGGATGTTGGAAATGTAAAACTAGATATGTCCAAAAAGGATGTTAGGATCAAAGCTATTGAGGAGGAAATGGTTGTTAAATGAACCTAAAGACGAAACTAATGGACTTTAAAAAAAGAGCCTCTATTAGGAACTTAGCCAATTATATTATCATCAAAGCTATTAAGAAGGAAATGgttataaaatgaacctaaggaaggaACTAGTGGACTTAGAAAAAAAAGGCTCTATTAGAAACTTAACCAATTATATTATTAAGGTGTTTTAGAACAAAGTGAATTCCATTCAACTCAAGCATGAGATGTTCCTTGTGCAAGAACCAAAGAAAATAAGACTAAGTTAATTAAAGAGGCTAACAAAGATGATAGTTTCAATGGACAAACACCTCAAAGTACTATAAGAGGAGTGAGATGTGaggaatgagatgttttcatttgTTTGGATGAATTTTAATTGCTCCATGCTAATGATTGTTTCcttattttgtttctatttttatttttttgtattaatgTTATTTTGAATTGTTATTACTATAATGCTATAATGTTGTTATAGTCTAGTTATCACTAGACAATTTTGTTGTTGCTTTTATGCAAGGATTTTGTCCATTTGAAACTTCGATTTTACCATCtacaaaaaattaatatatattttactcataatttgatatttatttgtcAAATATGAAACTAATATGAGTCAACTATTTCTCAAAGTTatatatgaaatatttaaattttactAAATTATATATAACACTGTCACACATATGTCTGGACATATTATAATCCATATTTTTATTCTTACTTTGTCAAGACACTATGAAATAGACTCAAATTTTACCCTTCAAGAAACATATCAAACTTCCAATACAATGATTCAACAtatttatttatgcaaatgcattaCATAAATCTTATGTACAACATTGTTAAGTAAATAACAACAAAAAGATGCAAATTTCAAAATAATTGAATATAGACAAGAATTgaataattaatcaaaataaatattaaacaaaaattgaatttaatcatgaaagattttgatgtcaacatacaacaaataaattttaaaattaaaattcttaCCAAATCACTAATATATAACTTaattaaacaaaaatatttttcaaacattataaaaaataaattaataatttaatatatatttattaaatgatATGTAATCTAAATGTATCTTTATAATGTGGTTGTTTCCCATCTCACTCAATCGTGTCTAAGGAGTCAAATGTTTGAAAATCAATACGGATTTTAGTATACAAACAAAATTGACAAAGAATCTCCTAACCCAAAAGACTTTGCTTCAGATGAGAATTCAAAAGATATGATACGTAATCTAAATGTATCTTTATAATGTGGTTGTTTCCTATCTCACTCAGTTATGTCTAAGGAGACAAGTGATTGAGCATCAATATGGATTATAGTATACGAATAAAATTGACAAAGAATCTCTTGACCCAAAAGACCCGGTTTTGAATGAGAAGTCAAATAATATGATATGTAATCTAAATGTATCTTTATACGATACTTATTTTCTATTACATTCAATTATTATCCAAAGAATCAAATGATTGAACATCAATATGAATATAATTATACAAACAAAATTGACCCCACCAAAAAGACCCGGCTCCGGATGAGAATTCAAATGCCCAAGAATTCTTTCCACACCGACATTCTTAAAAAAGAGAATACTAGGTTTTCATCCCATGAACATTTTTACTCGCCTTGCCATCTTACTGTACGACAAATGCCCACTAATGTTCGGTGTGAACTCTACCTACGTAGTAACAATCTTCGTGTAAAGTCAATACACTTTCTAAATAATTTCTGGATTTGCGTTTTACCACTTCAATGGAAGTCATAGTCGTTGGCACCTACCAGCTTGTGTTAAAAATATTGAAGTCATGGTCGTGGTCATTTTACAGCGTTTATAATGGGTACGAAGCTAGAGATAAGGTTGGACTGATCAAGAAATAAGA is a genomic window of Cryptomeria japonica chromosome 7, Sugi_1.0, whole genome shotgun sequence containing:
- the LOC131074604 gene encoding receptor-like protein EIX1 codes for the protein MGSRVVSCRACLPVSLLCTLLLVQISWVSCCPENEKKSLLDFKRGLHDPSGRLKTWNNSTDCCHWEGIQCDNTAKHVIQLDLRDPFANNPAMAQQNSTSDFRSEITRLSVGSNKKDVLSPLFSLKMLQVLDLSYNNFSGVGFPQQLHTLKFLRYLSLSNAGFGGKTPRELGNMSTLRYLDLSTDYYISSSSITIEDMQMWIGNMRDLEVLLLDGVNMMQVASDEWGKAISTMHSLRRLQMYNCMLSGPIPPSLANLTSLTHLQLGGNAFFSSIPAPLHNLSSLVSFKLSSCDLNGSIPSDLLSLPNLQEVDFSANLDLGGNLSTILPRDSTRLKSLVLTTTNVGGAIPDSIANISSLTLLDLSNCLIQGQLPPTIANLTGLVMLDISYNMLIGSIPSFGAKHPLGTFPLALIDLSYNQLEGNIPSKLFGAFGKLRYVHLRQNLLTGAIPSHDMNFTSLAHLDMSYNKLNGTIPSLANTKSLVLLDLSNNHLIGKIPASVCQLLHLETLDLSNNLLTDAIPDNISNLSQLKVLSLTSNRLSGNFTESHLHNFSSLVSLDISNNALTVKVSPTWVPQNSFRTLKLRSCNMEGKFPAFLSTQIQISDLDLSDNRLWGNIPAWIWDSLPLQKLNLSYNSFTGDLLSKLMGLKALKILDLHHNNFHGPLPLPPPSVVALDLSENHFYGSIPAEIGEYQFSYLSLSQNNISGSIPSTICKGGFIEILDLSNNRLTGKIPPGFVNCSYLEVLNLGNNCLEGELPAELGNMTSLQTLKIRRNRLNGTLPTLANCSQLQILDVGDNILTGNISSNWILKLPNLKILILRSNRFEGNVPADVSKLLHLQILDLSMNSFTGIIPGNISEMKGMSNVSEYTEFFEFEFGSINGSKYVEKIIIRSKGLELEYVKALRLVRCLDLSSNRLSGHIPQGMGSLIGLIILNISRNHIDGGIPKSLGNMAQLESLDLSRNQLSGVIPSELQLLTFLSYLNLSYNNLTGMIPIGGQLLTFEASSFSHNSGLYGLQLKESWSPSPKDESKPKMKEGVNNDADTSDVEEDVLWGLAMGLSFAVAFNLVIGILFCSKTLGRRCLKLMDRTIVYLFERFRN